The following are encoded in a window of Vibrio sp. SCSIO 43136 genomic DNA:
- the pfkB gene encoding 1-phosphofructokinase translates to MMQEKTLKVVTITLNPALDLTGSLDVLTQGSVSLVKQSSLHAAGKGVNVAKVLSELGAEVTVTGFLGQDNPELFHQLFSKIGVTDEFIEVEGATRINVKLVEESGQVSDINFPGVQVNQQAIEAFERKLEQLAQTHDYFVLAGSLPGGISPQRCAGWIEQLHQQGKKVLFDSSKAALGAGLDAHPWLIKPNEEELGDLLGQALDSVEKCQQAAQSLSEKGIENIVVSMGAEGVMWLNQGEWLRSQPPKMDVVSTVGAGDTLVAGLCWGHMQQMPKPELLRFATALSALAVSQVGVGLTSQQELASIKQQTQVSELFPISNQGLPVQGNN, encoded by the coding sequence ATGATGCAGGAAAAAACGCTAAAAGTTGTCACCATAACTCTCAATCCAGCGCTTGATTTGACGGGTTCTTTAGATGTGCTCACCCAAGGTTCGGTGAGCTTGGTTAAGCAAAGTAGCCTGCATGCCGCAGGCAAAGGGGTGAATGTTGCTAAAGTGCTAAGCGAGCTGGGCGCAGAGGTCACGGTGACTGGCTTTCTTGGTCAGGATAACCCTGAACTATTTCATCAACTGTTTAGCAAGATCGGCGTGACCGATGAGTTTATTGAGGTTGAAGGTGCCACTCGTATCAACGTTAAGTTGGTGGAGGAAAGCGGTCAGGTTAGTGACATCAACTTCCCAGGCGTGCAAGTCAACCAACAGGCTATTGAAGCTTTCGAACGTAAACTCGAGCAGCTAGCACAAACCCATGATTATTTCGTATTGGCAGGCAGTTTACCTGGCGGTATTTCACCACAGCGGTGCGCTGGTTGGATTGAACAGTTACATCAACAAGGTAAGAAAGTGCTGTTTGATAGCAGTAAAGCGGCCTTAGGCGCTGGCCTAGATGCGCACCCTTGGCTTATCAAACCCAACGAAGAAGAGCTTGGTGACTTGCTAGGACAGGCACTTGATAGCGTTGAAAAGTGCCAGCAGGCAGCGCAATCACTCAGCGAAAAGGGTATCGAGAACATTGTGGTATCCATGGGCGCTGAGGGGGTGATGTGGCTTAACCAAGGTGAGTGGCTACGTTCACAACCACCAAAGATGGACGTCGTGAGTACCGTCGGTGCTGGTGATACTTTGGTTGCCGGGCTGTGCTGGGGTCACATGCAACAGATGCCAAAACCAGAACTATTACGCTTCGCCACTGCGCTATCCGCACTTGCGGTGAGTCAGGTGGGCGTAGGGCTAACCAGCCAACAAGAGCTGGCGTCAATTAAACAGCAAACTCAAGTGAGTGAGCTATTTCCAATTTCAAATCAAGGTTTGCCTGTTCAAGGCAATAACTAA
- the fruB gene encoding fused PTS fructose transporter subunit IIA/HPr protein — translation MLKLNHNDITLSQTATDKFEAIKSLAASLTSKGLVEQGYVEGMLNRENQNSTFLGNGIAIPHGTTDTRAMVKTTGVAVHHFPQGVDWGDGNTVYLAIGIAAKSDEHLGILKQLTKVLSADGIEQRLRQAANAQEIIALLNGDVQLDVEFNSALISQGFPATDMTQMSAVAAGLLKNASHVGKETVADLVTKTPTSLGEGLWLVSSNTLVSRSAISVVTSDKPFKFNDSEVKALVAIAACNDAHLSALKTLSEIVFNGEQSKVTQATSEQLLALFGAQEIEASQTVDDGTSGVFTIKNAHGLHARPGAMLVAEAKKFESNIRVSNLDGDGKAVNAKSLMKVIALGVKHGHKLQFTADGSDAPQAIESIGQAIAAGLGEG, via the coding sequence ATGCTTAAGTTAAATCACAATGACATTACGTTATCTCAAACCGCAACTGACAAGTTTGAGGCGATCAAAAGCCTCGCAGCTTCACTGACCAGCAAAGGGTTAGTTGAACAAGGTTATGTTGAAGGCATGCTCAATCGCGAAAACCAAAACTCGACATTTTTGGGTAATGGTATCGCGATACCTCACGGCACTACGGATACGAGAGCCATGGTAAAAACCACAGGTGTCGCAGTGCATCACTTTCCGCAAGGTGTGGATTGGGGCGATGGTAATACTGTTTATCTGGCTATCGGTATTGCTGCTAAATCAGATGAGCACTTAGGTATTTTGAAGCAACTAACTAAGGTCCTAAGTGCCGATGGTATCGAGCAGCGTCTACGTCAAGCCGCCAATGCGCAAGAGATCATCGCATTGCTTAATGGTGACGTTCAGCTAGACGTTGAATTTAACTCAGCGCTTATTTCGCAAGGCTTCCCAGCAACGGATATGACGCAAATGAGCGCCGTTGCCGCAGGGTTACTGAAAAATGCTTCGCACGTCGGTAAAGAAACGGTGGCGGATTTAGTAACTAAGACTCCTACATCACTGGGCGAAGGCCTATGGCTGGTCAGCAGCAATACGTTAGTGAGTCGCAGTGCTATCTCGGTGGTAACCAGTGACAAACCTTTTAAGTTTAATGACAGCGAAGTGAAAGCCTTGGTGGCGATTGCTGCTTGCAACGATGCGCATTTGAGTGCGCTGAAGACTCTGTCAGAGATAGTGTTCAATGGCGAGCAAAGCAAAGTAACGCAAGCCACTTCAGAGCAGTTGCTTGCCCTCTTTGGCGCACAAGAAATAGAAGCATCACAAACAGTGGATGATGGCACTAGTGGTGTTTTCACGATTAAAAACGCTCATGGCCTACATGCTCGTCCGGGTGCAATGCTGGTTGCTGAGGCGAAGAAGTTTGAGTCCAACATTCGCGTTTCTAACCTCGATGGTGATGGCAAAGCGGTGAATGCCAAGAGCTTGATGAAAGTGATTGCGCTGGGTGTGAAGCATGGTCACAAACTGCAATTTACCGCCGATGGTAGTGATGCCCCTCAAGCTATTGAGTCCATTGGTCAAGCGATTGCCGCAGGTCTGGGTGAAGGTTAA
- the cra gene encoding catabolite repressor/activator yields the protein MTLEEIAKIAGVSKTTASYVINGKAQKYRISDKTQKKVMAVVEQYNFRPDHAASALRAGNSRSFGLIIPDLENTSYARLAKLLEQNSRKAGYQILIGCSDDEPETEAKVAEALVSRRIDALFVASSMPDANSYYLKLQQSGTPVIAIDRPLDDEHFSCVVSEDFDSAYELTDSIISPEIQSVGLIGALPDLRVSVERQQGFLSVCKQYTLNTQTGYGEHFSRDEGKKVFARWLAEDQIPDAIVTTSYTLLEGIVDLMLEHPKLMDKIKLATFGDNRLLDFLPIKVNSLPQQFELIADSALELALNASAKRYKPGVELVPRKLVIRYPTKELI from the coding sequence ATGACGTTAGAAGAGATCGCTAAAATTGCTGGAGTGTCGAAGACAACAGCCAGTTACGTGATTAACGGTAAAGCACAAAAATACCGAATTAGCGACAAGACGCAGAAAAAAGTCATGGCCGTGGTCGAGCAATACAACTTCCGCCCAGACCACGCCGCTTCAGCGCTGCGTGCAGGTAACTCGAGATCGTTTGGTTTGATTATTCCCGACCTAGAAAACACCAGTTATGCACGCTTAGCCAAACTGCTTGAACAAAACTCTCGTAAGGCTGGTTACCAGATTTTGATTGGTTGCTCAGATGATGAGCCTGAAACTGAAGCCAAAGTTGCTGAAGCTCTAGTCAGTCGCCGTATTGATGCGTTATTTGTGGCCAGCAGCATGCCTGACGCCAATAGTTACTACCTTAAATTGCAACAGTCGGGCACACCCGTCATTGCTATTGACCGCCCGCTTGACGACGAACATTTTAGCTGTGTGGTAAGCGAAGACTTTGACAGCGCATATGAGTTGACCGACTCCATCATCAGCCCAGAAATACAATCGGTTGGTTTAATCGGTGCATTGCCAGATCTACGTGTTTCTGTGGAGCGTCAGCAAGGTTTTCTCTCCGTTTGTAAGCAATACACTCTTAACACGCAAACTGGCTACGGGGAGCACTTTAGCCGTGATGAAGGCAAGAAAGTATTTGCTCGTTGGCTGGCAGAAGATCAGATCCCAGATGCCATTGTCACTACGTCCTACACTTTGTTAGAAGGCATCGTTGACCTCATGCTAGAGCATCCAAAGCTAATGGATAAAATCAAACTCGCCACCTTTGGTGACAATCGCTTACTCGATTTTCTCCCGATCAAAGTCAACTCTCTGCCCCAGCAATTTGAGCTCATCGCCGACAGTGCCTTAGAACTGGCGCTCAACGCTTCTGCTAAACGCTATAAACCGGGGGTGGAGTTGGTCCCACGTAAATTAGTAATCCGCTATCCGACCAAAGAACTGATTTAG
- the putP gene encoding sodium/proline symporter PutP has protein sequence MIANSFAITATFITYLLGMLAIGYVAYKRTSNSTDYFLGGRSLGPWPAALSAGASDMSGWLLLGLPGFAYAAGLEAIWLAGGLLIGTWANWLVSAKRLRTYSITTDSVTLPEFLARRFKDDSNTIQLLSAFFILLFFLFYTSSGLVAGGKLFETVFGLDYTVAVVIGTACVVSYTLFGGFLAVSWTDLVQGLLMAAALMIVPIAAMDGGFFALGDQLRQINPELMTIFNSSTGEALSAIAIINLAAWGLGYFGQPHILARFKASRSNKDLTTARRIAVIWSGISMFGAMLVGVVGLLYVTNNSIDLEDGEKIFMLLVNAMFHPVIAGILLAAILAAIMSTADSQLLVSSSALAEDFYKQVFNKDATPQQVMLVGRIAVIGISVVALVLAMNPESTVLGLVSYAWAGFGAAFGPAVVLSLFWARMNRYGAMAGILVGGITIVFWKQLSGGIFDLYEIVPGIVLSTAAIVITTLITGEPEEEVAKQHQEYEKNLVELD, from the coding sequence ATGATCGCTAATAGCTTTGCTATTACGGCAACCTTTATCACGTACCTTTTAGGTATGCTTGCCATCGGATACGTGGCCTATAAACGCACGTCTAACTCAACGGACTACTTCCTTGGTGGCCGTTCACTTGGGCCTTGGCCTGCAGCGCTATCGGCGGGTGCTTCAGATATGAGTGGCTGGCTACTGCTGGGTCTTCCTGGCTTTGCCTACGCCGCTGGTCTAGAAGCGATTTGGCTGGCAGGTGGCCTGTTGATTGGTACTTGGGCTAACTGGCTGGTTAGCGCAAAAAGACTGCGCACTTATAGTATCACGACAGATTCTGTGACACTGCCTGAGTTTCTGGCGCGCCGTTTTAAAGATGACTCTAACACCATTCAGCTGCTGTCGGCGTTTTTCATCCTACTGTTTTTCCTTTTCTACACCAGCTCGGGTCTAGTGGCGGGCGGTAAACTCTTCGAAACAGTTTTCGGCTTGGATTACACCGTCGCTGTGGTTATTGGTACGGCATGTGTGGTTTCTTACACCCTATTTGGTGGTTTCCTAGCGGTTTCTTGGACTGACTTAGTGCAAGGTCTGTTGATGGCTGCGGCGCTAATGATTGTGCCAATTGCGGCAATGGACGGAGGATTTTTCGCACTGGGTGATCAACTGCGTCAAATAAATCCAGAGCTTATGACCATCTTCAACAGCTCAACGGGTGAAGCACTGTCTGCGATTGCTATTATCAACCTCGCGGCTTGGGGTCTAGGTTACTTTGGTCAGCCACATATTTTGGCCCGTTTTAAAGCCTCTCGTAGCAACAAAGACCTGACAACAGCGCGTCGCATTGCGGTGATTTGGTCGGGTATTTCAATGTTTGGTGCCATGCTGGTGGGTGTTGTGGGTCTTCTTTACGTGACCAACAACAGTATCGACCTAGAAGATGGTGAGAAGATCTTCATGCTGTTGGTAAACGCTATGTTCCACCCTGTGATTGCGGGTATCCTTCTTGCAGCTATCTTGGCTGCGATCATGAGTACTGCCGATTCCCAGCTACTGGTTTCTTCTTCAGCGCTGGCGGAAGATTTTTATAAGCAAGTCTTCAATAAAGACGCAACGCCACAACAGGTAATGCTGGTGGGTCGTATTGCCGTTATCGGCATTTCAGTGGTGGCACTGGTACTGGCGATGAACCCAGAAAGCACTGTTCTTGGCCTAGTATCTTACGCATGGGCAGGATTTGGCGCCGCATTTGGTCCAGCAGTAGTGCTGAGCCTGTTCTGGGCTCGCATGAACCGCTACGGCGCGATGGCTGGTATCTTGGTCGGCGGTATCACAATCGTATTCTGGAAGCAGCTAAGTGGCGGCATTTTTGATCTGTACGAAATTGTCCCTGGTATCGTGCTATCAACGGCAGCGATTGTGATCACCACCTTAATCACCGGCGAGCCAGAAGAAGAGGTTGCCAAGCAGCACCAAGAGTACGAGAAAAACTTGGTTGAACTTGACTAA
- a CDS encoding 1-pyrroline-5-carboxylate dehydrogenase, protein MPHLATCFSDAYSAWENWNLTQFDDRRDAVSSLKNELTPELAKVMTFHLEQAQSLIGEVHLMPGPTGETNELYTAGRGVSLLIQDDNSAPARQALLAQMTTAMLAGNSVVICSDDTELVEALEPNLSILPLNVLQLQPHEASSQILECDIRSLGYVGTKEGARNLNQQLANRSGAIVPLISEYDLVMMPTAHDPNLSLRFITERTRTINITAVGGNATLLELGSDTH, encoded by the coding sequence ATGCCACATTTAGCTACATGTTTTTCTGATGCGTATTCTGCGTGGGAAAACTGGAACTTAACCCAATTTGACGATCGCCGCGATGCGGTCAGCAGCTTAAAAAACGAATTAACACCTGAATTGGCCAAGGTGATGACCTTTCACCTAGAGCAGGCGCAAAGCTTGATCGGTGAAGTGCATTTGATGCCGGGGCCGACAGGTGAAACTAACGAGCTATACACTGCCGGACGTGGAGTGAGCTTGTTAATTCAAGATGACAACAGTGCGCCTGCCAGACAGGCCCTGCTGGCTCAAATGACCACCGCAATGTTAGCGGGTAACAGTGTGGTCATTTGCAGTGACGATACTGAGTTAGTTGAGGCGCTAGAGCCCAACCTCTCGATACTGCCACTAAACGTGTTGCAGCTTCAACCGCATGAAGCGAGCAGCCAAATTTTAGAGTGTGATATTCGCAGTTTGGGTTATGTCGGCACTAAAGAGGGTGCTCGTAACCTTAACCAACAGCTAGCGAATCGAAGCGGAGCAATTGTACCGCTGATCAGTGAATATGACTTAGTGATGATGCCAACAGCGCATGATCCTAACCTGTCACTGCGATTCATTACTGAGCGAACTCGCACCATCAATATTACTGCAGTGGGGGGGAACGCAACGCTCTTAGAGCTAGGAAGCGATACCCATTGA
- the putA gene encoding bifunctional proline dehydrogenase/L-glutamate gamma-semialdehyde dehydrogenase PutA — translation MFTATDVLKPEFIEQPLDTLWSLISPLYMVDETQWLEQLLPMATPSDDEKRATEQKTTALIEAIRADKKAIQMIDALLLEYSLDTQEGILLMCLAEALMRIPDAATADALIRDKLSVADWKSHLQNSDSVFVNASTWGLMLTGSVVGLKNPAKQSPTSAINGLVSKMSEPVIRKAMHQAMKIMGHQFVLGRTIAEAQKNGLKMREQGFTYSYDMLGEAALTEADANKYFKDYLMAIEAVGNDDFSGESPAPSVSIKLSALHPRYEVANRERVMDEMYSTVLELLKRARELNVAITIDAEEADRLELSLHLFEKLYRSDVVSGWGGFGLVVQAYSKRALPVLGWLAALAKQQGDVIPLRLVKGAYWDSEIKWAQQAGYANYPVYTRKESTDVAYLACARFLTSPHIAGVIFPQFASHNAHTVTAVSVMAQHDQYEFQRLHGMGDALYNHAKSAYGQSVRIYAPVGSHKDLLPYLVRRLLENGANSSFVHRLVDARCPVASLTQHPVDTLLANETLHNGRIPLPGAIFDDRSNSLGVNIDVESSAKPFELEVERFMDQQWQAGPIVNGSESMIKAEPVFAPYDRTIQVGKVSMANLDHVSEAIESASQGFAAWSSQPIDLRAKCLEQLADLLERDLAEFVALCHQEAGKTIHDSIDEVREAVDFCRYYAKQAQGLAPQTVKGFDDVARQVSYQGRGVFVCISPWNFPLAIFLGQITAALVAGNTVVAKPAEQTSLIAAKAVRLMLEAGFPANVIALLPGIGAEIGHSLTSHPAIAGVAFTGSTETAQRINTTLAMRENDPVPFIAETGGQNAMIVDSTALPEQVVRDVMRSAFASAGQRCSALRVLFVQQDIAERIIHLIKGAMAQLHVGLPYLHKTDVGPVIDANAKAKLEAHIQQMSEQYTLVAQAQIDESGANGDFVAPSVIEIDGISALDKEHFGPILHIVRYQASELAQVVEAINQTGFGLTMGVHSRNETTYRWIEKNARVGNCYINRDQVGAVVGVQPFGGQGLSGTGPKAGGPHYLFRFTQTQYA, via the coding sequence ATGTTCACAGCAACTGATGTGCTTAAACCAGAGTTTATCGAGCAGCCGCTGGATACCCTTTGGTCGCTGATCTCGCCATTGTATATGGTTGATGAAACCCAATGGCTAGAACAGTTATTACCTATGGCAACGCCAAGTGATGACGAAAAGCGAGCAACAGAGCAAAAAACTACCGCACTAATTGAGGCAATCCGAGCAGACAAAAAAGCGATTCAAATGATTGATGCGCTGCTGCTGGAATACAGCTTAGATACCCAAGAAGGGATCTTATTGATGTGTTTGGCGGAAGCTTTGATGCGTATTCCTGATGCTGCGACGGCGGATGCTCTTATCCGTGACAAGCTAAGTGTGGCGGATTGGAAATCCCACTTACAAAATTCAGATTCAGTTTTCGTCAATGCATCGACTTGGGGTTTGATGCTGACGGGCAGTGTGGTTGGTTTGAAGAATCCGGCCAAACAAAGCCCAACGTCGGCGATTAACGGTTTAGTGAGCAAGATGTCGGAGCCTGTGATCCGCAAAGCGATGCATCAGGCGATGAAAATCATGGGTCACCAATTTGTATTGGGGCGAACCATCGCTGAGGCGCAAAAAAATGGCCTCAAGATGCGTGAGCAAGGGTTTACCTACTCCTATGACATGTTAGGTGAAGCGGCGTTAACCGAAGCAGATGCCAATAAGTACTTCAAAGATTACTTAATGGCCATTGAAGCGGTCGGTAACGATGACTTTAGTGGTGAAAGCCCTGCGCCTTCGGTATCCATTAAGCTCTCTGCATTGCACCCACGCTATGAAGTGGCAAACCGTGAGCGTGTGATGGACGAGATGTACAGCACAGTACTAGAGCTGCTTAAGCGTGCTCGTGAACTGAATGTGGCAATCACTATTGATGCAGAGGAAGCGGATCGACTTGAGCTGTCACTGCATTTGTTTGAAAAACTCTATCGCAGTGACGTGGTGTCTGGTTGGGGCGGTTTTGGATTAGTAGTTCAAGCATACTCCAAACGAGCGCTCCCTGTACTGGGCTGGCTTGCAGCGCTTGCCAAGCAACAAGGTGATGTTATCCCGCTGCGTTTGGTGAAAGGGGCGTATTGGGACAGTGAAATTAAATGGGCGCAACAAGCAGGTTATGCCAACTACCCAGTGTATACCCGTAAAGAGTCGACTGACGTGGCGTACTTAGCCTGTGCTCGTTTTCTCACCAGCCCACATATTGCTGGAGTGATTTTCCCGCAGTTCGCTAGCCATAACGCACATACTGTGACAGCGGTATCTGTCATGGCGCAGCATGATCAGTACGAATTTCAGCGTCTGCACGGCATGGGAGATGCGCTTTATAACCATGCTAAATCAGCATACGGTCAATCTGTGCGTATTTATGCCCCAGTGGGTAGCCACAAAGATCTTTTGCCGTATTTGGTTCGCAGACTGTTAGAAAACGGCGCCAACAGCTCGTTTGTTCACCGCTTGGTTGATGCTCGATGTCCTGTGGCGTCGCTGACTCAGCACCCAGTGGATACCCTGCTAGCCAATGAGACTTTACACAATGGACGCATTCCGCTTCCGGGGGCGATATTTGATGATCGCAGCAACTCACTAGGGGTAAACATTGATGTTGAGAGCTCGGCTAAGCCGTTTGAGCTTGAGGTAGAGCGCTTTATGGATCAGCAGTGGCAAGCGGGTCCAATCGTTAATGGTAGCGAAAGCATGATCAAGGCTGAACCCGTATTTGCGCCATACGATCGCACCATTCAAGTGGGCAAGGTCTCTATGGCTAACCTTGATCATGTTTCCGAAGCGATTGAGTCTGCTTCACAAGGTTTTGCCGCCTGGTCATCGCAACCGATTGATCTAAGAGCAAAATGCCTAGAGCAACTGGCCGACTTGCTAGAGCGTGATTTAGCGGAGTTTGTTGCTCTGTGTCATCAAGAAGCGGGCAAGACCATTCACGACAGCATTGATGAAGTGCGTGAAGCGGTCGATTTCTGTCGTTACTACGCAAAACAAGCGCAGGGGCTAGCGCCACAAACGGTGAAAGGTTTTGATGACGTTGCAAGGCAAGTTTCTTACCAAGGGCGTGGGGTGTTTGTCTGCATTAGCCCGTGGAATTTCCCATTGGCGATTTTCCTTGGTCAGATCACCGCAGCATTAGTTGCTGGTAACACTGTGGTGGCCAAACCTGCTGAGCAAACCTCGCTCATTGCCGCAAAAGCGGTGCGTTTGATGTTAGAAGCGGGCTTTCCTGCCAATGTGATTGCACTATTGCCGGGTATTGGTGCTGAGATTGGTCATAGCTTGACGTCGCATCCAGCGATTGCTGGGGTGGCATTTACCGGCTCTACGGAAACGGCGCAACGTATTAATACCACTTTGGCGATGCGAGAAAATGACCCAGTGCCATTTATCGCAGAAACGGGTGGCCAGAATGCAATGATTGTCGATAGTACGGCGCTGCCAGAGCAGGTGGTTCGTGATGTGATGCGTTCGGCGTTTGCTTCGGCAGGGCAGCGCTGTTCGGCATTACGAGTGTTGTTTGTGCAGCAAGATATCGCTGAGCGGATCATTCATCTGATCAAAGGGGCGATGGCGCAGCTACACGTAGGCTTACCATATTTGCACAAGACCGATGTGGGGCCAGTGATTGACGCCAATGCTAAGGCCAAGCTTGAAGCGCATATTCAGCAAATGAGCGAGCAATACACTTTGGTCGCTCAAGCGCAAATAGATGAGAGTGGAGCGAATGGCGATTTTGTTGCCCCTAGTGTGATTGAAATCGATGGTATTTCAGCGCTCGACAAAGAACATTTCGGGCCGATATTGCATATCGTGCGCTACCAAGCGTCTGAGCTCGCTCAAGTAGTTGAGGCAATAAATCAAACTGGGTTCGGTTTGACCATGGGTGTGCATAGTCGCAACGAAACCACCTATCGCTGGATTGAGAAAAATGCTCGGGTGGGGAACTGCTACATCAACCGTGACCAAGTCGGTGCGGTAGTGGGTGTGCAGCCATTTGGTGGACAAGGGCTTTCTGGTACTGGCCCGAAAGCGGGCGGACCGCATTACCTGTTCCGATTCACTCAAACTCAATACGCCTAA
- a CDS encoding AraC family transcriptional regulator produces the protein MQPVSTPSAMIPAEIQTLSSEMNIHSHDYVQIVIGLSGKAEFDVAGVHNFIGAGQGCVVSASTLHAFGGVGKCDILVLNSAPNHLADPLLSERVEQVGQQDIYFQLDKQLRQIIDLFVQEMRKDPNDKLLSRACNDTVLSLLQRHMQNYHALERETRLDMEVVDRYIDQHLGQKISVAQLASSVFLGESQFHSLFKEQTSQTPHQYVLNKRIQSAKTLIEQGHLTLGQIAELTGFSGQSAFTHAFSRQESISPSQYKKRFQPR, from the coding sequence ATGCAACCAGTATCGACACCTTCTGCGATGATCCCTGCTGAAATTCAAACGTTGAGCAGTGAGATGAATATCCACTCACATGATTACGTGCAGATCGTGATTGGTTTGAGCGGCAAAGCGGAATTTGATGTGGCTGGGGTTCACAACTTTATTGGCGCTGGGCAAGGGTGCGTGGTAAGTGCGTCGACGTTACATGCGTTTGGGGGCGTGGGTAAGTGTGACATCTTGGTGTTAAACAGTGCACCTAACCATCTGGCCGATCCACTGCTAAGCGAACGAGTGGAGCAAGTGGGACAGCAAGATATTTATTTCCAGCTCGACAAGCAGCTGCGTCAGATTATTGATTTGTTTGTGCAGGAGATGCGCAAAGACCCGAATGACAAACTACTTAGCCGAGCGTGCAACGATACGGTGCTTTCACTGTTGCAACGCCACATGCAAAACTACCACGCCCTAGAGCGAGAGACCCGCTTGGATATGGAAGTGGTAGATCGCTACATTGATCAGCACTTGGGCCAGAAAATTAGCGTCGCACAACTGGCTTCAAGCGTATTCTTGGGCGAAAGCCAGTTCCATAGTTTGTTCAAGGAGCAGACGAGCCAAACCCCCCATCAATATGTACTAAACAAGCGTATTCAAAGCGCAAAAACACTTATCGAGCAAGGTCACCTTACGCTCGGGCAAATCGCCGAACTTACCGGCTTCTCCGGCCAAAGCGCCTTCACCCACGCATTCTCTCGCCAAGAGAGCATCTCCCCATCCCAATACAAAAAACGCTTCCAACCCCGCTAA
- a CDS encoding transporter substrate-binding domain-containing protein, with protein MWKIVLLSLPLFTLSHTGLANSHDHECLRLHVIKSAPIGFLDQNDNPTGVQWRYLEEIEKHSGLCITPLLMPYPRIWSSIKNNRHDGGIVFRSPSRSQYVQYVQYVASIRTVNTLVIPIKGRKVSSFDDLYDLKIGKLRGNHLSKQFDNDPNLNVIEFSSYDQLAAMFNAKRISAVAGSALILNYQLQQYGVSDILDFEEKFILGEKEQWLQIANGSKHLDKIPKLKQTIEALKLDGTFDRIMDEFHQPGWRNINQSALSDD; from the coding sequence ATGTGGAAAATCGTGCTGCTTTCGCTTCCGTTATTTACTCTGTCACATACAGGTCTAGCCAACAGCCATGACCACGAATGCCTTCGTTTGCACGTAATCAAAAGTGCGCCTATTGGTTTTCTCGACCAAAACGACAACCCCACCGGAGTACAGTGGCGTTACCTTGAAGAAATTGAAAAGCACTCAGGGTTATGTATCACACCGCTGCTGATGCCCTATCCGCGTATCTGGAGCAGCATTAAAAATAACCGCCATGATGGTGGAATTGTCTTTCGCTCCCCATCTCGTTCACAATACGTGCAATACGTGCAATACGTGGCATCAATCCGAACCGTCAACACGCTAGTCATCCCTATTAAAGGAAGAAAAGTCAGCTCATTTGATGACTTATATGACCTAAAAATAGGTAAGCTGCGTGGTAACCATCTAAGCAAGCAATTTGATAATGACCCCAACCTCAATGTCATCGAGTTTTCGAGTTACGATCAACTCGCTGCAATGTTCAACGCAAAACGGATAAGCGCAGTCGCTGGCAGCGCACTTATTTTGAATTATCAATTACAACAGTATGGTGTTAGCGACATTCTCGACTTTGAAGAGAAATTCATTTTAGGTGAAAAGGAGCAGTGGCTACAAATTGCCAACGGCTCTAAACATCTCGACAAGATTCCAAAACTCAAACAAACCATTGAGGCATTAAAGCTCGATGGCACATTTGATCGGATCATGGACGAGTTCCACCAACCGGGTTGGAGGAACATCAACCAATCAGCACTCTCCGATGATTGA